A genomic window from Sphingobacterium spiritivorum includes:
- a CDS encoding LOG family protein produces the protein MKSVAIFCASSPGFDEDYMNSAYFAGQKLADEGLRIVYGGGHVGLMGAVANGALAQGGEVIGVIPDFLNSKEIGHKGVTQLHVVESMHERKQMMNDLSDGVITLPGGFGTMEELFEMITWGQLGLHSKPIGLLNVNGFYDHLILFVNHMVESGLLSAENRDMLLVSDTIEDLLEKMKNYQAPLRPKWLTKDGN, from the coding sequence ATGAAAAGTGTAGCTATATTTTGTGCGTCAAGTCCGGGATTTGATGAGGATTATATGAACAGTGCTTATTTCGCAGGGCAAAAACTTGCGGATGAAGGTTTGCGTATTGTGTATGGAGGCGGTCATGTAGGATTAATGGGAGCTGTTGCAAATGGTGCTTTGGCTCAGGGAGGCGAAGTGATCGGTGTGATTCCTGATTTTCTCAATAGCAAAGAGATCGGGCATAAAGGAGTGACGCAGCTGCATGTCGTGGAAAGTATGCACGAACGTAAGCAGATGATGAACGACCTTAGTGATGGCGTGATTACGCTGCCCGGAGGCTTTGGAACAATGGAGGAACTCTTCGAGATGATTACCTGGGGACAGTTGGGCCTGCATTCCAAACCTATAGGATTGTTAAATGTTAATGGATTTTATGATCATCTTATTCTTTTTGTAAATCATATGGTAGAATCAGGTCTCTTATCTGCCGAAAATCGGGATATGTTATTGGTTAGTGATACTATCGAAGATCTGTTGGAAAAGATGAAAAACTATCAGGCCCCTCTACGACCGAAATGGCTGACGAAGGACGGTAATTAA
- a CDS encoding TonB-dependent receptor — protein sequence MRKDPILNLCFFVLLLFCSMYTVEGQTKTTALPLRNVSGLLRDSLDKPIEGATVSLVSGKDSLMTATNKFGYYGFKEVKSAEFLLSIRATGHKPYNRKYFNSDIKPQLNIPPIRLGIKEAQLEEVTISGLRGPLLKGDTTEFWAKDYIVRDYARLEDLLRRMEGITIDPDGSVYYNGQRVVKALFNNQTYFKGSVQEIMKELPADIVERIQIIDRDESGLTSKILKSEQSVKVLNVVTKADKSAGKMYDISLEGGTQDHYKGQASLRTIDGKDQRSYKMGYSQRPMGLKSDPVPGSISGMTTNVVVRESRQTESYGRSANAFAGISQSLAIGKFNLTPTYDFKLDNIKKGTERRSETYYEQGNIAVENLQSQKQLDQNHELMTMFNTNSGQGVLNMSGTLNFSYTIFDRNSLEQGLRSGLVKGLELLEKNEKGNTLKYNLNVMNESRMTKKLILRTGLYSSLNTERKDETSKNDIYNNPSDLTKADSSVYQTRPQNNSTWSTNLNNSLIWEKSDLIKYQFNLGLQHKYALRNIRSYLIDDQSSEVYNPELSNYQSETNVGLPIAIEPEISLKNGIFLSPSLGGSVQLLSGKITQNGQTIKRSDLLLTPRFKIGFRNNKTGSLSLGLSKIMTQPSIYMLNPTAYYLTAYDVQIGNPKLENTIRNAADIRYEVFLRKMRLSISFLGMYTKNEKIITSNRTARIIPDKNILITESSYVNMAGGNQLQSHLTITKFLNKLNSTLKLTGNVMQSDNPYMANGKVEGRRSLSQTYHASILYNPVKWLDIAPEIKYQGLRDKNSLISSNGSTYSNSFFANAKLGFYLPKDWAVNFDLSQAVYNTTNLMTNKSPFVINANIEKRLFPKKNGILSFVIMDATRENAVTNYVSSNMGYSNMVTNTNSRYFLLQFSYRPELFGKSRYDKGKGRKGDGSFIE from the coding sequence ATGAGAAAAGATCCTATTCTTAATCTCTGTTTTTTTGTTTTGTTGCTGTTTTGCAGTATGTATACTGTTGAGGGGCAGACCAAAACGACGGCACTGCCTTTGAGAAATGTCTCCGGTCTGCTGCGGGACTCTTTGGATAAACCAATCGAAGGTGCAACTGTCAGTCTGGTCTCCGGCAAAGACAGCTTAATGACTGCTACCAATAAGTTTGGTTATTATGGATTTAAAGAGGTGAAATCTGCGGAATTTCTTTTGAGTATCCGGGCAACAGGGCATAAACCTTATAACAGAAAATATTTTAACAGTGATATAAAGCCACAACTTAATATTCCTCCTATACGACTGGGTATCAAAGAAGCGCAGCTGGAGGAAGTGACCATTTCCGGACTTCGGGGGCCTTTGCTAAAAGGGGATACCACAGAGTTTTGGGCCAAAGATTATATTGTACGGGACTATGCGCGACTGGAAGATCTGCTGCGCAGGATGGAAGGGATCACTATAGATCCGGATGGCAGCGTATATTATAACGGACAACGGGTTGTAAAAGCTTTGTTCAATAATCAGACATATTTTAAAGGCTCTGTTCAGGAAATCATGAAAGAGTTACCGGCCGATATCGTAGAGCGTATTCAGATAATTGACCGGGACGAATCGGGATTGACTTCCAAAATATTGAAGTCCGAACAAAGTGTTAAAGTGTTGAATGTCGTCACAAAAGCAGATAAGTCGGCCGGAAAAATGTATGATATAAGTCTCGAAGGGGGGACGCAGGACCACTATAAAGGACAAGCCAGTCTCAGGACGATAGATGGTAAAGATCAGCGAAGCTATAAGATGGGCTATTCACAAAGACCGATGGGTCTCAAATCCGATCCTGTTCCCGGGTCCATTTCGGGGATGACAACAAACGTTGTAGTCCGGGAAAGCAGACAAACCGAATCTTATGGCCGGTCAGCAAATGCATTTGCAGGAATAAGTCAAAGTCTGGCAATAGGTAAATTCAATCTGACACCAACTTACGACTTTAAGCTGGATAATATCAAAAAGGGGACAGAAAGGCGTAGTGAAACCTATTATGAACAAGGTAATATTGCTGTGGAGAATCTGCAATCCCAAAAACAACTCGATCAGAATCATGAACTGATGACCATGTTCAATACGAATAGCGGACAGGGCGTGTTGAATATGAGTGGCACGCTCAATTTCAGTTATACTATCTTCGACAGAAACAGTTTGGAACAAGGACTGCGCTCAGGTCTTGTAAAAGGACTTGAGTTACTGGAGAAAAACGAGAAGGGAAATACGTTAAAGTATAATCTCAACGTAATGAATGAGTCCCGGATGACAAAGAAGCTAATCTTACGGACGGGGCTTTACAGTTCTTTAAATACAGAAAGAAAGGATGAAACCAGTAAGAATGATATCTACAATAATCCGTCAGATCTGACTAAAGCGGATAGCTCGGTATATCAAACACGTCCGCAAAACAATAGTACCTGGTCTACCAACCTGAACAATTCGCTGATCTGGGAGAAAAGTGATCTGATCAAATATCAGTTTAATCTGGGGTTGCAACATAAATATGCGTTACGGAATATTCGGTCCTACTTGATTGATGATCAGAGTTCAGAAGTTTATAATCCAGAGTTGAGTAATTATCAGTCCGAAACCAATGTTGGATTACCCATTGCCATCGAACCGGAGATATCCTTAAAAAATGGTATTTTTCTGTCTCCTTCACTGGGCGGGTCAGTACAGTTACTTTCTGGAAAAATAACACAAAATGGCCAGACAATTAAACGCAGTGATTTACTTTTGACACCACGTTTCAAAATAGGTTTCAGAAATAATAAAACGGGGAGTCTGAGTCTGGGCCTCAGTAAAATTATGACACAACCTTCCATTTATATGCTCAATCCTACCGCATATTATCTGACTGCATATGATGTACAGATCGGTAATCCAAAACTGGAAAATACTATACGAAATGCTGCGGATATCAGATATGAGGTCTTTCTGCGAAAAATGAGATTAAGCATTTCCTTTTTGGGTATGTATACCAAAAATGAAAAAATCATAACGTCAAATCGCACAGCCCGGATTATACCCGACAAGAATATACTGATCACAGAAAGCAGTTATGTGAATATGGCTGGCGGAAACCAGCTTCAGAGTCATCTGACAATAACCAAATTTTTAAATAAACTCAATTCTACGCTGAAGCTGACAGGAAATGTTATGCAAAGTGATAATCCGTATATGGCAAATGGTAAGGTAGAGGGACGCAGATCGCTTAGCCAGACATATCATGCCTCCATTTTATACAATCCGGTAAAATGGTTAGATATCGCTCCTGAGATTAAATATCAGGGCCTGCGGGACAAAAACAGTCTGATCAGTTCAAACGGCAGCACGTACAGCAACAGTTTCTTCGCTAATGCAAAACTTGGGTTTTACCTGCCTAAAGACTGGGCGGTCAACTTTGATCTTTCACAGGCGGTATATAATACAACCAATCTGATGACTAACAAATCACCTTTTGTAATCAATGCAAATATAGAGAAGCGGCTGTTCCCTAAGAAAAATGGAATATTGAGTTTTGTTATAATGGATGCCACCCGCGAAAATGCAGTTACAAACTATGTCAGCAGTAATATGGGGTATAGTAATATGGTAACTAATACCAATAGCAGGTATTTCTTACTGCAATTTTCATATCGTCCGGAGTTATTCGGTAAGAGTAGATATGATAAGGGAAAGGGCAGAAAGGGAGACGGTAGTTTTATAGAGTAA
- a CDS encoding DUF1573 domain-containing protein, whose amino-acid sequence MASARVTIFVFISTILLFATACLNGKENKVKKYEFDDNHEIEQLLLENTKAKNFLVLILTVPKCQLCFSIKNITTRTSGLPPNVIFRSVDVNKPSNKWISQLTRDYSFPTTLIFTPENKLTAYIKGANIPNIKEGFQKAFNGSTYYFDAESPFLNTYTIAGDDSQSLKLDFLDNLIISYLTLQQKKKPNEKLINTLKTNSKNYPYFFNTYLLYRLSGNKNYVNDLTYSYNDNIDQFLYSSLKKEIAAREDPDRVYMAPGISLRKDSIDFGTRRSGESGTVSIQIRNVGKSTLQLTDIAPSCNCLRVIWNKKTDLAPGEETNIETKYYLDNKGRFEHKVFIFSNAMDAPKEFTITGMVN is encoded by the coding sequence ATGGCTAGCGCAAGAGTCACCATATTTGTTTTTATTTCTACAATTCTATTGTTTGCGACAGCATGTTTAAATGGCAAGGAAAATAAAGTTAAAAAATATGAATTTGACGACAACCACGAAATAGAACAACTTCTTCTTGAAAACACAAAAGCTAAAAATTTTTTGGTCCTAATACTCACCGTTCCAAAATGCCAGTTGTGCTTCAGTATAAAAAACATCACAACTCGAACATCCGGATTACCTCCTAATGTAATTTTCAGATCTGTTGATGTCAACAAACCCAGCAACAAATGGATAAGTCAATTGACACGAGATTATTCATTTCCAACTACTTTAATCTTTACGCCTGAAAACAAACTAACAGCCTATATTAAGGGTGCTAATATCCCCAACATCAAAGAGGGATTTCAGAAAGCTTTTAACGGAAGCACCTATTACTTCGATGCGGAATCTCCATTTTTGAATACATATACGATAGCCGGAGACGACAGCCAATCTCTCAAGCTGGATTTTCTGGACAACCTCATCATTTCTTATTTGACTTTGCAACAAAAGAAAAAGCCAAACGAAAAGCTAATAAATACATTAAAAACCAACAGCAAAAACTATCCTTACTTCTTCAATACATATCTCCTGTACAGATTGTCCGGCAATAAAAACTATGTGAATGATCTGACCTACAGCTATAATGACAATATCGATCAGTTTTTGTACAGCTCACTAAAGAAAGAGATCGCTGCCCGTGAAGACCCTGACCGTGTCTATATGGCTCCGGGGATTTCACTACGGAAGGATTCTATCGACTTTGGAACCCGTAGAAGCGGAGAATCCGGGACTGTATCTATCCAAATCCGAAATGTGGGAAAAAGTACGCTCCAACTAACAGATATCGCCCCATCCTGCAACTGTCTTCGCGTGATATGGAACAAAAAGACAGACCTTGCTCCGGGTGAAGAAACCAATATCGAAACCAAATATTACCTGGATAACAAGGGAAGGTTCGAACATAAAGTATTTATTTTCTCGAATGCAATGGATGCCCCGAAAGAGTTCACAATTACCGGAATGGTAAATTAA
- a CDS encoding carbohydrate-binding module family 14 protein encodes MKATIIMLTLILMNLCYLNPAKAQGGWTIDINLDMCREVKLGYTFYPNYSDCRWFYICDQGNTYAIQCPAPLIWDVRTNTCSWPFSSFNVALNCPYLRAGDL; translated from the coding sequence ATGAAAGCAACAATTATCATGTTAACACTGATTCTGATGAATCTTTGTTATCTTAATCCGGCAAAGGCACAAGGTGGCTGGACAATTGATATTAATCTGGACATGTGCCGCGAAGTAAAACTTGGGTACACTTTTTACCCTAATTATTCGGATTGTCGATGGTTTTATATTTGTGATCAGGGAAATACATATGCAATTCAATGCCCGGCACCATTGATATGGGATGTAAGAACCAATACCTGTTCCTGGCCGTTCTCATCTTTTAATGTTGCCCTGAATTGTCCTTACCTCAGAGCAGGGGACTTATAG
- a CDS encoding outer membrane beta-barrel family protein — translation MKRLIQLLIITAVFYVGKLNVLAQDNNLKGRIVDEKQQPVAAATMYLYVAEKQVLLKSTVSNEKGEYEFVNVPEGKYIIEANSVGYAKEKSAVTDINGQNRRVADLILKNSSTVLAEVQVQGKKPLIENKQGKLILNVEDSPLAAGNNALEIIKRAPGVSVDQNDNIQLMGQSGINVTIDGRQTYMTGDQLATLLKSTDGNQVKSVEVITATSGKDDAEGSTGTINIVLKKNKIEGFNGNFNISAAQARRFRGNTSLSVNYKKNNTNVFTSYSYFNERYINDINVDRTIANNGINTNFSQISQIDARDRTHSYKFGVEQKTSAKNTMVLQFIGRNNNELNDNGSTTEVRIVNNPVDSIVRSVSDYKERFNNYSVNFNNEFKIDSTGRKLVLDLDWSRFRNSKGADYDNRTFRPDNQLIGTAELLQSDMPVGIDIYVAKLDYSHPLNKNHTIDLGAKYSNVKSDNDLLFEQFEGNNWVNDTTRTNHFIYKEQIAAGYVDYSGQFGKWGLKTGLRAEYTQSDGNSITMGKRSKRDYLDLFPTGTLTYTVSPNHIVSVGYARRINRPNYKYLNPFDYFIDKFTSERGNPYLNPQYADEYKFNYTLLQKYNIAMGYTVKKDAIVESMGQDATTNTTWVTRENLGRNKEAYINLNVPVTVTKFWSMYNNMTAVYMKFEGEVANNALNRQTVLFQGNSMSTFKISSLLSAEANVNYMSPFSYNIYKLESRWNLDLGVTKTFKNQRSLIKLAVNDIFNTGNHNLSTNFGEFNTRIRQTHDRRVVRLTYTYKFGNLKNNFNKKDTGNEEKSRAQ, via the coding sequence ATGAAAAGACTAATACAATTATTAATTATTACAGCCGTATTCTATGTTGGGAAACTGAATGTGTTGGCGCAGGATAATAACCTGAAAGGAAGGATTGTGGATGAAAAGCAACAGCCCGTTGCGGCAGCGACTATGTATCTGTATGTGGCGGAAAAACAAGTGCTTCTGAAGTCGACAGTATCCAATGAAAAGGGAGAATATGAATTTGTAAATGTTCCGGAGGGCAAATATATTATTGAAGCAAACAGTGTAGGATATGCAAAGGAAAAATCAGCAGTCACGGATATCAATGGTCAGAACAGAAGAGTAGCTGACCTTATTCTCAAAAATTCTTCAACCGTACTTGCAGAAGTGCAGGTACAGGGAAAGAAGCCTTTGATCGAGAATAAACAGGGGAAGTTAATTCTGAATGTAGAAGACTCACCATTGGCTGCAGGTAATAATGCACTGGAAATTATCAAAAGAGCTCCCGGTGTAAGTGTAGATCAGAATGACAATATTCAGTTGATGGGGCAGAGTGGTATTAATGTTACAATAGATGGTCGTCAGACTTATATGACTGGAGATCAATTAGCCACTTTATTAAAGAGTACCGATGGCAATCAGGTCAAATCTGTAGAAGTTATTACGGCCACTTCCGGTAAAGACGATGCAGAAGGATCTACAGGTACGATCAACATCGTTCTGAAGAAGAATAAAATTGAAGGCTTCAACGGAAATTTCAATATATCTGCCGCTCAGGCGCGCAGATTCAGAGGAAATACTTCCCTGTCTGTAAATTATAAAAAGAACAATACAAATGTGTTTACATCATATTCCTATTTCAACGAGCGCTATATCAATGATATCAACGTCGACAGAACTATTGCAAATAATGGAATAAATACTAATTTTTCTCAGATTAGTCAGATTGATGCACGGGACAGGACACATAGTTACAAATTTGGTGTAGAGCAGAAAACATCAGCAAAGAACACAATGGTACTGCAATTCATCGGTCGTAACAATAATGAACTGAATGATAATGGGAGTACAACGGAAGTGCGGATTGTGAATAATCCTGTTGATTCGATCGTAAGGTCAGTTTCAGATTATAAAGAGCGTTTCAATAACTATTCTGTCAATTTTAATAATGAATTTAAGATTGATTCTACCGGACGTAAGCTGGTACTGGATCTGGACTGGAGCAGATTCCGAAACAGCAAAGGAGCGGATTATGATAACAGAACTTTTCGTCCTGATAACCAGCTGATAGGTACAGCAGAATTGCTGCAAAGTGATATGCCGGTCGGGATTGATATTTACGTAGCAAAATTAGATTATTCTCATCCCTTGAATAAAAATCACACAATAGATCTGGGAGCGAAATATTCGAATGTGAAATCCGATAACGACCTTTTATTTGAGCAGTTTGAAGGGAATAATTGGGTAAATGATACGACCCGAACAAACCACTTTATCTATAAAGAGCAAATCGCTGCAGGATATGTGGATTATTCAGGTCAGTTTGGCAAGTGGGGTTTAAAAACCGGACTAAGAGCGGAGTATACACAGTCTGATGGTAATTCCATTACAATGGGTAAACGCTCAAAGCGGGATTATCTGGATCTGTTCCCTACGGGTACACTTACCTATACGGTCAGCCCTAATCATATTGTGTCTGTAGGATATGCCAGAAGAATCAATCGTCCAAACTATAAGTATCTGAATCCGTTCGATTATTTCATTGATAAGTTTACATCAGAGAGAGGAAATCCGTATCTGAATCCGCAATATGCAGATGAATATAAGTTTAACTATACCTTATTACAGAAATATAACATCGCTATGGGCTACACAGTCAAGAAAGATGCGATCGTGGAGAGTATGGGGCAGGATGCAACAACAAATACAACCTGGGTAACACGCGAAAATCTGGGAAGAAATAAAGAGGCTTACATCAATCTGAATGTTCCGGTAACCGTAACAAAATTCTGGTCGATGTATAATAACATGACAGCTGTTTACATGAAGTTTGAAGGAGAGGTTGCCAATAATGCATTAAACCGGCAGACGGTACTTTTTCAGGGAAATTCCATGAGTACATTTAAGATTTCTTCTTTGTTGTCTGCTGAGGCAAATGTGAATTATATGTCTCCGTTTTCCTATAATATTTACAAACTGGAATCTCGCTGGAATCTGGATCTGGGAGTTACCAAGACCTTTAAGAATCAAAGAAGCCTGATCAAACTGGCCGTAAACGATATATTCAATACGGGTAATCATAATCTGTCAACAAACTTTGGTGAATTCAATACCAGAATCCGTCAGACACATGACCGTCGTGTGGTCAGATTGACATACACCTATAAATTTGGAAACCTGAAAAATAATTTCAATAAAAAAGACACAGGGAACGAAGAGAAAAGCCGTGCACAATAA
- a CDS encoding PspC domain-containing protein, which yields MNKTIIININGIVFHIEEDAYETLRSYMIDIKRHFGKSEDSKEILEDIENRIAEMFSERIESGRKEVINNEDVNDVIAQMGRVSDFDTADESYGEGYTQQDYTNNQSFSFGKKLMRDPDDTVISGVCSGIGHYVGLEARWVRLLFVLFVLLGGSGILAYVILWIIMPVAITRADKMEMRGEAPNLQNFKKNFEEEMSGFRENFSGAGDSLSQGVRSAGDVIVKILTVFVKAIGLVIAFSIGLSLLGLLIAVIFFAFGISGFSDNGIMYPVNFMEPNQAYIALIAAAFAIAIPMIAIFYSIIRALFNKGSMNKYVSISLFIVWLLATGVSISYGVNTMKDFKEESTIVEEKPIQRQAVYHLSERDVRVIKVEESNTKRTIKIDDRDLSDFLKNNIRVRVEKIDSLKAPYIKYEYSSRGKNYQLATNRASQIRYQVTQDSLGIHFDSHFKLREKELYRDQEVTVTLYLPVGSKVIIDRSLEYKLRDISYYDCKVRYEEDVKETEWNVTDLGLKCAIEPKEETPENQEVTIEQDTINHNDDETNVNISKDGIKITTKNSKDTLVNIGKDGVRIDTKQKDKK from the coding sequence ATGAATAAGACAATAATTATCAATATTAACGGGATCGTCTTCCACATAGAAGAGGATGCCTACGAGACACTCCGATCTTATATGATCGACATTAAACGCCACTTTGGTAAATCGGAGGATAGCAAAGAAATTCTGGAAGATATCGAAAACCGGATTGCAGAGATGTTCAGCGAGCGTATCGAGAGCGGACGTAAAGAAGTCATTAATAACGAAGATGTAAATGATGTGATCGCTCAGATGGGGAGAGTGAGTGACTTTGATACTGCGGATGAATCTTATGGCGAAGGATATACACAACAGGATTATACGAATAACCAATCTTTTAGTTTTGGTAAAAAGCTGATGCGTGATCCGGATGATACTGTCATCAGTGGTGTATGTAGCGGGATCGGACATTATGTAGGACTTGAAGCACGCTGGGTACGCCTTCTGTTTGTTTTATTTGTTCTTCTGGGAGGTTCAGGCATATTAGCTTATGTGATTCTCTGGATTATTATGCCGGTAGCAATCACCCGCGCAGATAAAATGGAAATGAGAGGAGAAGCTCCGAATCTGCAGAATTTTAAGAAAAATTTTGAAGAAGAAATGAGTGGGTTTCGCGAAAATTTTTCGGGGGCCGGCGATTCTCTTAGTCAAGGAGTTCGTTCGGCCGGCGATGTTATCGTCAAGATCTTGACTGTGTTTGTAAAAGCAATAGGACTGGTGATCGCTTTTTCAATAGGGCTGAGTTTGCTGGGACTCTTGATTGCTGTAATTTTCTTCGCCTTCGGAATTTCAGGATTCAGCGATAACGGGATAATGTATCCTGTCAATTTCATGGAACCTAATCAGGCTTATATAGCACTTATTGCAGCTGCTTTTGCGATCGCAATACCGATGATAGCTATTTTTTACAGCATTATACGGGCGCTTTTCAATAAAGGTTCTATGAATAAATATGTATCCATTTCCCTATTCATTGTATGGCTGCTGGCTACAGGAGTGAGTATTTCTTATGGTGTCAATACGATGAAAGACTTTAAAGAAGAAAGTACAATCGTTGAGGAAAAACCAATTCAGAGACAGGCAGTATATCATCTTAGTGAGCGTGATGTAAGAGTGATCAAAGTGGAGGAAAGCAATACCAAAAGAACAATCAAGATAGACGACAGAGATCTTAGCGATTTTCTGAAAAATAATATCAGGGTGAGAGTTGAAAAAATAGACTCTCTGAAAGCTCCGTATATCAAATATGAATATTCATCAAGAGGTAAAAATTATCAGCTGGCTACCAACCGTGCTTCGCAGATCAGATATCAGGTAACTCAGGATAGTCTGGGCATACATTTTGACAGTCATTTTAAATTAAGAGAGAAAGAATTGTACAGAGATCAGGAAGTAACAGTGACACTTTACCTGCCTGTAGGATCTAAAGTAATCATTGACCGCTCTTTGGAATATAAATTAAGAGATATCTCTTACTACGATTGTAAAGTAAGATATGAAGAGGATGTGAAAGAAACGGAGTGGAACGTGACAGATCTGGGATTGAAATGTGCTATCGAACCTAAAGAAGAAACTCCGGAAAATCAGGAAGTTACTATAGAGCAGGATACTATTAATCACAATGACGATGAGACAAATGTAAATATCTCTAAAGATGGTATCAAGATCACAACGAAAAATTCAAAAGACACATTGGTGAATATCGGGAAAGATGGGGTGAGGATAGATACCAAGCAGAAGGATAAAAAATAA
- a CDS encoding PadR family transcriptional regulator yields the protein MIAENTQTQMRKGILEYCILSIISRGEIYASDIISELKKAQLLVVEGTLYPLLTRLKNNGLLSYIWKESTSGPPRKYYEITAEGLQVLEKLDVTWKELVFAVSTSIEGRTN from the coding sequence ATGATAGCTGAAAATACACAAACACAAATGAGGAAAGGGATTCTGGAATACTGTATCCTTTCTATTATTTCCCGAGGGGAGATATATGCCTCAGATATTATCAGCGAACTAAAAAAGGCGCAGTTACTGGTAGTAGAAGGTACCCTATATCCATTACTTACTCGACTTAAGAACAATGGTTTGCTGAGTTATATTTGGAAGGAATCGACTTCAGGTCCTCCAAGAAAATATTATGAGATCACTGCAGAAGGTCTTCAGGTCCTCGAAAAATTAGATGTTACCTGGAAAGAACTGGTATTTGCAGTATCTACATCAATTGAAGGAAGAACAAACTAA
- a CDS encoding VanZ family protein, giving the protein MRFLINYSWTILWSIIVLILISLPSNDFNGVSTFEGFDKLVHTGFFFVFTVLSYFGSVLQSKRRATKLKTSIIIILIALSFAFLTEGIQLYLTTTRSADWWDIFADTVGIGMGVFAYSLLYHKRTI; this is encoded by the coding sequence ATGAGATTTTTAATAAACTATTCATGGACGATTTTGTGGTCCATAATCGTTCTTATATTGATTAGCCTTCCGTCCAATGATTTCAATGGCGTCAGTACGTTCGAAGGATTTGATAAACTGGTACACACAGGTTTCTTTTTTGTGTTTACAGTCTTGTCCTACTTCGGGTCCGTTTTACAATCCAAAAGAAGGGCAACCAAGCTGAAAACAAGTATTATAATCATACTAATAGCCTTATCATTTGCTTTCCTGACAGAAGGGATACAACTGTATCTTACAACGACAAGAAGTGCAGACTGGTGGGATATATTTGCAGACACTGTAGGTATAGGAATGGGTGTCTTTGCGTATTCATTACTCTATCACAAAAGAACAATATGA
- a CDS encoding ComF family protein, translating to MKLLFFWKDFLSLFFPECCFGCGAGLLYQEKFLCTTCLYHLPLTCFHLDNNNEPTRQLRGKCDFLNATAMLFLSKGTCVERILYQLKYNGHPEIGYFLGMKYGEVLKRTSEYADVELVVPVPLHHRRQRKRGYNQAEYFAKGIASSMSIPVDSVSMVRTVETSSQTMHARLDRYDNVEGIFDILQKEALKDKHILLVDDVLTTGATLASAARTLTGISGVRVSIATLARA from the coding sequence ATGAAGCTGCTGTTCTTTTGGAAAGATTTTCTATCCTTATTTTTTCCGGAATGTTGTTTTGGCTGTGGAGCAGGGCTGCTCTACCAGGAAAAATTTCTATGTACCACATGTCTGTACCATTTGCCGCTGACCTGTTTTCACCTGGACAACAACAATGAACCTACACGCCAGTTAAGAGGAAAATGTGATTTTCTGAATGCAACAGCTATGCTGTTTCTGTCCAAAGGAACATGTGTAGAACGTATTCTTTATCAACTCAAATATAACGGACATCCTGAAATCGGTTATTTCCTGGGAATGAAATATGGTGAAGTACTTAAGAGAACCAGCGAATATGCAGATGTAGAACTTGTTGTCCCTGTTCCCTTACATCACAGGCGCCAGAGAAAAAGAGGGTATAATCAGGCAGAATATTTTGCAAAGGGGATCGCAAGCTCGATGAGTATACCGGTGGATAGTGTCAGCATGGTTCGGACTGTAGAGACTTCGAGCCAGACTATGCATGCCAGACTGGATCGGTATGACAATGTAGAGGGCATATTTGACATCTTGCAGAAAGAAGCACTGAAAGATAAACATATACTCCTTGTAGATGATGTATTGACAACAGGAGCTACCCTGGCTTCTGCTGCCCGTACACTAACAGGCATCAGCGGAGTCCGGGTGTCCATTGCTACCCTTGCAAGAGCCTGA